One window of the Streptomyces sp. NBC_00259 genome contains the following:
- a CDS encoding Lrp/AsnC family transcriptional regulator, whose amino-acid sequence MTEYSPDATDWRILDALQSEGRASFAELARTVSMSPSAVTERVRRLEESGVISGYTAVVDRERLGLPILAFVRLRYPNGNYKPFHDLLGTTPEILEAHHVTGDDCFVLKVAARSMSHLEEVSGRIGALGSVTTSIVYSSPLPRRAVSR is encoded by the coding sequence ATGACCGAATATTCACCGGACGCCACGGACTGGCGCATTCTCGATGCCCTGCAGAGCGAGGGACGGGCCAGCTTCGCCGAGCTGGCCAGAACCGTTTCGATGTCGCCGAGCGCCGTGACGGAACGCGTCCGCAGGCTCGAGGAGTCGGGAGTGATCTCGGGTTACACGGCCGTCGTGGACCGGGAGCGCCTCGGGCTGCCGATCCTCGCCTTCGTACGGCTGCGCTATCCGAACGGCAACTACAAGCCGTTCCACGATCTGCTCGGGACGACGCCCGAGATCCTCGAGGCGCACCATGTGACCGGCGACGACTGCTTCGTACTGAAGGTCGCCGCGCGGTCCATGAGTCATCTGGAGGAGGTGTCGGGGAGGATCGGGGCACTCGGTTCCGTGACGACGAGCATCGTGTACTCCTCGCCCCTGCCCCGGCGTGCGGTCAGCCGCTGA
- a CDS encoding AAA family ATPase yields MRLHRLEIAAFGPFGGRQRIDFDALSAAGLYLLHGPTGAGKTSVLDAVCYALYGAVPGERQSPGTSLRSDHAPAGTYTEVCLELTVGGRRLEITRRPAQPRPKKKGTGFTTEKAQSWLREYDPRTGEWKALSRSHQEIGEEITQLLGMSRDQFCQVVLLPQGDFARFLRADAEARGKLLGRLFDTRRFALVEERLAELRRAAEQQVREGDEALLAIAHRTGQAAGATAGDWPAPGHRPGEPGLADAVLQWGAVARAGARESLDIADCALSAAKSRQAAARHALDAERELAGLQQRHADALRRSGELEARRPERDRARDLLDKARKAELVGPSLRLREDADREHRVASAAWQRAKGLLPPSLADAGADQLSALERDLRQELGGLDAAHRAERRGAELARERSDLDRQARHDDDLLQDAEGWLTDWETVRRGLKDRIEAAQDAATRAEHLSGRLGPARRRVSAARERDRLDALAGAAEDDLRGARDRAHAAHETWLDLKERRLRGIAAELATGLTPGEPCAVCGSADHPAPAEAGDAHVDRASEDAAYETYTRADTARADAERQLAVVREAFTAARNTARESDPAQHPAGHPAEGSGETGAGTVDAAAHATIGGRAAARATGGAADGHEAVPDPAGRRPDQAPGLGAQARTTDAGAAAPAATAGPTGGAGSRADGVPGQRVASDGPAEPPTATANATAPTGSGGPDRAPDGQDPAVEDLEAVVARLEREYRDAHALAAGTHDAREALVRAEREHEERLAARQEAQRRGVARTSRREALEREQAVLDAEVARVVGDAGSVAERAALLERRIGLLAEAADAVRAADVTAQRLKEADDRLSDAAFRAGYDTPAAAGAALLGEAEQRDLQRRIDAWQAEAAAVADRLAEPETVAAGARPAADPHSAQHAHDVAESALRDAVSALDAARERCAELARLSRLAEGEVRRLGPLRDEYDRVARLAGLAAGTSADNERKMRLESYVLAARLEQVAAAATVRLRRMSSGRYTLVHSDTRTGGKRSGLGLHVVDAWTGSERDTATLSGGETFFASLALALGLADVVTDEAGGVRLDTLFIDEGFGSLDDQTLDEVLDVLDSLRERDRSVGIVSHVGDLRRRIPAQLEVVKERNGSAVRLRAAALSG; encoded by the coding sequence GTGAGGCTGCACCGACTGGAGATCGCCGCCTTCGGGCCCTTCGGCGGACGCCAGCGCATCGACTTCGACGCGCTGTCCGCCGCCGGGCTGTACCTGTTGCACGGGCCGACCGGGGCGGGCAAGACATCCGTCCTCGACGCGGTCTGCTACGCGCTGTACGGGGCGGTTCCCGGCGAGCGGCAGAGCCCGGGCACCTCACTGCGCAGCGACCACGCCCCGGCCGGGACGTACACCGAGGTGTGTCTCGAACTGACCGTGGGCGGACGCCGGTTGGAGATCACCAGGCGTCCCGCGCAGCCGCGCCCGAAGAAGAAGGGCACCGGCTTCACCACGGAGAAGGCGCAGAGCTGGCTCCGTGAGTACGACCCCCGGACCGGCGAGTGGAAGGCCCTGAGCCGCTCCCACCAGGAGATCGGCGAGGAGATCACCCAGCTCCTCGGCATGAGCCGCGACCAGTTCTGCCAGGTCGTGCTGCTGCCGCAGGGCGACTTCGCCCGCTTTCTGCGGGCCGACGCGGAAGCGCGCGGCAAACTCCTCGGCAGACTCTTCGACACCCGGCGGTTCGCGCTCGTCGAGGAGCGGCTCGCCGAGCTCCGGCGCGCCGCGGAGCAGCAGGTCCGGGAGGGCGACGAGGCGCTGCTCGCCATCGCCCACCGGACGGGCCAGGCGGCGGGAGCCACGGCCGGTGACTGGCCCGCCCCCGGCCACCGGCCGGGGGAGCCCGGCCTCGCCGACGCGGTCCTGCAATGGGGCGCCGTGGCCCGGGCCGGTGCCCGGGAATCCCTCGACATCGCCGACTGCGCCCTGTCCGCGGCGAAGAGCCGTCAGGCCGCGGCACGGCACGCCCTTGACGCCGAGCGCGAGCTGGCCGGGCTGCAGCAGCGCCACGCCGACGCGCTGCGGCGCTCCGGGGAGCTGGAGGCACGCAGGCCCGAGCGGGACCGGGCCAGGGACCTGCTGGACAAGGCCCGTAAGGCGGAACTGGTCGGCCCCTCGCTCCGGTTGCGCGAGGACGCCGACCGCGAGCACCGGGTGGCGAGCGCGGCCTGGCAGCGGGCCAAGGGCCTGCTGCCGCCGTCCCTGGCGGACGCCGGAGCGGACCAGCTCTCCGCGCTGGAGCGCGACCTTCGCCAGGAACTCGGTGGCCTCGACGCCGCGCACCGCGCCGAGCGCCGCGGTGCCGAACTCGCCCGCGAGCGCTCCGACCTGGACCGCCAGGCCCGCCACGACGACGATCTGCTCCAGGACGCGGAGGGCTGGCTGACCGACTGGGAGACGGTACGCCGCGGCCTGAAGGACCGCATCGAGGCCGCCCAGGACGCCGCCACCCGAGCCGAGCACCTCAGCGGCCGGCTCGGACCCGCGCGCCGGCGGGTCTCCGCCGCCCGCGAACGCGACCGGCTCGACGCGCTCGCCGGCGCCGCCGAGGACGACCTCCGTGGCGCGCGCGACCGTGCCCATGCCGCCCATGAGACCTGGCTCGACCTGAAGGAACGGCGACTTCGCGGCATCGCCGCAGAACTCGCCACCGGACTGACCCCCGGCGAGCCCTGCGCCGTCTGCGGCTCCGCGGACCATCCCGCACCGGCCGAGGCCGGCGACGCCCATGTCGACCGGGCGAGCGAGGACGCCGCGTACGAGACCTACACCCGCGCGGACACGGCCCGCGCCGACGCGGAACGCCAACTCGCCGTCGTCCGTGAGGCGTTCACGGCGGCAAGGAACACGGCCCGCGAGTCCGACCCCGCGCAGCACCCGGCCGGGCACCCGGCGGAGGGCAGCGGGGAGACCGGCGCCGGGACGGTGGACGCGGCGGCCCATGCCACGATCGGCGGGCGGGCGGCAGCGCGTGCGACCGGCGGCGCTGCCGACGGGCACGAGGCAGTGCCCGATCCGGCCGGGCGACGGCCGGACCAGGCCCCAGGGCTCGGCGCACAGGCGCGGACGACGGATGCCGGCGCGGCAGCGCCTGCGGCGACAGCCGGCCCGACCGGCGGCGCCGGCTCACGCGCCGACGGTGTCCCGGGGCAGCGCGTCGCGAGCGACGGCCCGGCGGAGCCGCCGACGGCCACCGCGAACGCCACCGCCCCCACCGGCAGCGGCGGGCCCGACCGCGCGCCGGACGGCCAGGACCCCGCCGTCGAGGACCTGGAGGCCGTCGTCGCGCGGCTGGAGCGCGAGTACCGCGACGCGCACGCGCTGGCCGCCGGCACGCACGATGCCCGCGAGGCGCTGGTCCGGGCGGAGCGGGAGCACGAGGAGCGGCTCGCGGCCCGGCAGGAGGCCCAGCGGCGCGGGGTCGCGCGGACCTCGCGGCGGGAGGCGCTCGAGCGGGAACAGGCCGTGCTGGACGCCGAGGTGGCCCGCGTCGTCGGGGACGCGGGGAGCGTCGCCGAGCGTGCCGCGCTGCTGGAGCGCCGGATCGGACTGCTCGCCGAGGCGGCCGACGCCGTACGCGCGGCGGACGTCACGGCCCAGCGGTTGAAGGAGGCCGACGACCGGCTCTCCGACGCGGCGTTCCGCGCCGGGTACGACACGCCCGCGGCCGCGGGCGCCGCGCTGCTCGGGGAGGCGGAGCAGCGCGACCTCCAGCGCCGGATCGACGCCTGGCAGGCCGAGGCCGCCGCGGTGGCCGACCGGCTCGCCGAACCGGAGACCGTCGCCGCCGGCGCGCGGCCGGCAGCGGACCCGCACTCCGCCCAGCACGCCCACGACGTCGCCGAGTCCGCGCTGCGCGACGCCGTATCCGCCCTGGACGCCGCCCGCGAGCGCTGCGCCGAGCTCGCCCGGCTCTCCCGCCTGGCCGAAGGCGAAGTGCGCCGGCTCGGTCCGCTGCGCGACGAGTACGACCGCGTCGCCCGGCTCGCCGGCCTCGCCGCCGGTACGTCCGCCGACAACGAGCGCAAGATGCGCCTGGAGTCCTACGTCCTCGCCGCGCGGCTGGAACAGGTCGCCGCGGCCGCCACCGTACGGCTGCGGCGCATGTCCTCCGGCCGCTACACGCTCGTGCACTCCGACACCCGCACGGGCGGCAAACGCTCGGGCCTCGGCCTGCACGTCGTCGACGCGTGGACCGGCAGCGAACGGGACACGGCGACGCTCTCCGGCGGCGAGACGTTCTTCGCCTCCCTCGCCCTCGCCCTCGGCCTCGCGGACGTCGTCACCGACGAGGCCGGCGGCGTACGCCTGGACACCCTCTTCATCGACGAGGGCTTCGGCAGCCTCGACGACCAGACCCTGGACGAGGTGCTCGACGTCCTCGACTCCCTGCGGGAGCGGGACCGCAGCGTCGGCATCGTCAGCCACGTCGGCGATCTGCGCCGCCGCATCCCCGCCCAGCTCGAAGTCGTCAAGGAACGGAACGGGTCGGCGGTGCGGCTGCGGGCGGCAGCGCTCAGCGGCTGA
- a CDS encoding exonuclease SbcCD subunit D — protein sequence MRFLHTSDWHLGRSFHRVSLLDAQAAFLDHLVTTAREHDVDAVLVAGDVYDRAVPPLAAVELFDQVLHRLAAAGVPTVMISGNHDSARRLGVASGLIELAGIHLRTDPAGCAGPVVLTDEHGDIALYGLPYLEPALVRDEFRTRTAGHEAVLGAAMERVRADLAQRAPGTRSVVLAHAFVAGGQPSDSERDITVGGVAAVPAGVFDGVDYTALGHLHGCQTINDRVRYSGSPLAYSFSETRHRKTMWLVELGPAGEIAAERLDCPVPRPLARIQGRLEDLLADPSLARHEQSWVEATLTDPARPAEPMARLAERFPHILNLVFAPERTDEDPLSSYAERLRDRDDHQIAEDFVTHVRGGTGPDERERAVLRSVFDDVRVGNAVREVAG from the coding sequence TTGAGATTTCTGCACACGTCGGACTGGCATCTCGGGCGGTCGTTCCACCGCGTGAGCCTGCTCGACGCCCAGGCGGCCTTCCTCGACCACCTGGTGACCACCGCACGCGAGCACGACGTGGACGCGGTGCTGGTGGCCGGAGACGTCTACGACAGGGCCGTACCGCCGCTGGCCGCCGTGGAGCTGTTCGACCAAGTGCTGCACCGGCTCGCCGCCGCGGGTGTGCCGACCGTGATGATCTCCGGAAACCACGACTCGGCCCGTCGCCTCGGCGTCGCCTCCGGTCTCATCGAGCTCGCCGGAATCCATCTGCGTACCGACCCGGCCGGGTGCGCCGGTCCGGTGGTGCTCACCGACGAGCACGGCGACATCGCCCTCTACGGACTGCCGTATCTGGAACCCGCCCTGGTACGGGACGAGTTCCGGACCAGGACGGCCGGCCACGAGGCCGTACTGGGCGCGGCGATGGAGCGCGTACGGGCGGACCTCGCACAGCGCGCGCCGGGCACCCGGTCCGTCGTCCTCGCGCACGCCTTCGTGGCGGGAGGGCAGCCGAGCGACAGCGAACGGGACATCACCGTCGGCGGTGTCGCCGCCGTCCCCGCCGGGGTCTTCGACGGAGTCGACTACACGGCCCTGGGACATCTGCACGGCTGTCAGACCATCAACGACCGCGTGCGCTACTCGGGTTCCCCCCTCGCGTACTCGTTCTCCGAGACCCGGCACCGCAAGACCATGTGGCTCGTCGAACTCGGGCCGGCCGGCGAGATCGCGGCGGAACGGCTGGACTGCCCGGTGCCGCGCCCGCTGGCCCGTATCCAGGGCAGGCTCGAAGACCTCCTCGCGGACCCCTCGCTGGCGCGCCACGAGCAGTCCTGGGTCGAGGCGACCCTCACCGACCCGGCCCGGCCCGCCGAACCCATGGCCCGGCTCGCCGAGCGCTTCCCGCACATCCTGAACCTGGTCTTCGCGCCCGAGCGGACCGACGAGGACCCCCTCTCCTCGTACGCGGAGCGGCTGCGCGACCGCGACGACCACCAGATCGCGGAGGACTTCGTGACCCACGTACGCGGGGGGACCGGCCCCGACGAGCGCGAACGGGCCGTGCTGCGCAGCGTGTTCGACGACGTACGCGTGGGCAATGCCGTCCGCGAGGTCGCCGGGTGA
- a CDS encoding NAD-dependent formate dehydrogenase, with protein sequence MAKILSVLYPDPVGGYPPAYARDEIPTITGYPGGQTTPTPEAIDFTPGELLGCVSGELGLRRFLEDRGHTYVVTSDKEGPDSVLERELPDTDVVISQPFWPAYLTAERIGRAPRLKMAVTAGIGSDHVDLPSAIAHGMTVAEVTFSNSISVSEHAVMQILTLVHDFVPAHDWVTTKQGWNIADSVSRAYDLEGMQVGVLGSGRIGQAVLRRLKPFAVTLHYCDVHRLPSDVEEELGLTWHPDVRSLASVVDVLSIHTPLHPQTQNLFDDELLGAMKRGAYIVNTARALIVDRDAVVRALNSGQLAGYAGDVWYPQPPPPDHPWRTMPHEAMTPHVSGSTLSAQARYSAGVREILECWFDGRPIRSEYLIVDGGGLAGTGARSYTVAG encoded by the coding sequence ATGGCGAAGATCCTTTCGGTGCTCTATCCCGATCCGGTGGGCGGATATCCTCCCGCCTACGCCCGCGACGAGATTCCCACCATCACCGGCTATCCGGGCGGACAGACCACGCCCACCCCGGAAGCCATCGATTTCACCCCGGGCGAGCTGCTCGGCTGCGTCTCGGGAGAGCTGGGGCTGCGCCGCTTCCTGGAGGACCGCGGCCACACCTATGTCGTCACCTCCGACAAGGAAGGGCCGGACTCCGTCCTGGAGCGCGAACTCCCCGACACCGACGTGGTGATCTCGCAGCCCTTCTGGCCGGCCTACCTGACCGCCGAACGGATCGGCCGGGCCCCCCGGCTCAAGATGGCGGTCACCGCGGGCATCGGGTCCGACCATGTGGACCTGCCCAGCGCCATCGCGCACGGCATGACCGTGGCCGAAGTGACGTTCAGCAACAGCATCAGCGTGTCCGAGCACGCCGTCATGCAGATCCTCACCCTGGTGCACGACTTCGTGCCCGCCCACGACTGGGTGACCACGAAGCAGGGCTGGAACATCGCCGACAGCGTCTCGCGCGCCTACGACCTCGAGGGCATGCAGGTGGGAGTCCTCGGCTCGGGCCGGATCGGCCAGGCGGTGCTGCGCCGGCTCAAGCCGTTCGCCGTCACCCTGCACTACTGCGACGTGCACCGACTGCCCAGCGATGTCGAGGAGGAGCTGGGGCTGACCTGGCATCCCGACGTCCGCTCGCTGGCCTCCGTGGTCGACGTGCTGTCGATCCACACCCCTCTCCACCCCCAGACGCAGAACCTCTTCGACGACGAACTCCTCGGAGCGATGAAGCGCGGCGCCTACATCGTCAACACGGCGCGCGCGCTGATCGTCGACCGGGACGCCGTCGTACGGGCCCTGAACAGCGGCCAGTTGGCCGGGTACGCCGGTGACGTGTGGTATCCGCAGCCGCCACCGCCCGACCACCCCTGGCGCACCATGCCGCACGAGGCGATGACCCCCCATGTGTCGGGCTCGACCCTCTCCGCGCAGGCCCGCTACTCGGCGGGCGTCCGGGAGATCCTGGAGTGCTGGTTCGACGGGCGCCCCATCCGCTCGGAGTACCTGATCGTCGACGGCGGCGGACTGGCCGGGACGGGAGCCCGCTCCTACACGGTGGCCGGATGA